One region of Triticum aestivum cultivar Chinese Spring chromosome 6B, IWGSC CS RefSeq v2.1, whole genome shotgun sequence genomic DNA includes:
- the LOC123139814 gene encoding disease resistance protein RGA5, with amino-acid sequence MEAVSASHGVLGPLLGKLTGLLAGECARLKGVRREIRSLKSELTCMHGAVEKYTMMQDPDVQVKKWMSLVRELTYDIEDVIDKFIHQLSNEGHQHQGGFKEFFRKTARRLKTLGSRRGIANQINDLKIRLEQVKELKSSYKLDDITFEHSAVDPRLSALFVDEAHLVGIDGPRDDLANWMLEDKNGSTKDRKVLSIVGFGGLGKTTLAKEVYRKIRGDFHCHAFVSFSQKPNVKKIMKDLIFQLPCKQDFKEGIDTWDETICIGKLNELLQYRRYLIVIDDIWSIPAWNAIKYAFPENDFSSRIIATTRIVDVARSCSLDGNGRMYEMEALSDLQSETLFFKRIFGSEDRCPDVLKKVSNKLLKKCGGLPLAIISISSLLASKPVVKDEWERVRRSISSALDKGRSLDGMNSILSLSYNDLSPNLKTCLLYLSIYPEDCVIERDILVRRWIAEGFISEERGQSKQEVAENHFYELINRSMVQPVKVGYDGKARACQVHDMMLELIISKSVENNFISLVGHGQTDLAKRDGLIRRLSVQHIDQELACILANEDLRHIRSLTVIASSCIKQLPRLVRFEALRVLEFQDCKNLHEYDTNGLDKLFQLKYLSFRGTDMSKLPSGIVRLYSLETLDLRNTHIEELPTGIIQLVKLKHLLIARYIKDDPYGDTKIPKGIGNMKNLQVISGFNIVKSSLGAVEELGNLTSLKELYLQMDGKGSQEYKRHEEMLLSSICKLGTYKLQSLWIVSDDSTPIQFLDSWCPLPYNLQTFLMETSYYLPKMPKWIVPALGSLEYLDINLIEATEEDLRILGEMPALLCLSITFRTVQKERLTVQGAAFPCLKEFNLIRTPRCASAIYLTFEEGALPKLEKLELPLFVSAAEAHGFYLGLAHLPCLRNAQVTLCNDAETSSEGTSAAAAAIRNEANSHPNHPRLFIRDRTTDWYYNPDEEENHTDEEES; translated from the exons ATGGAGGCGGTGAGTGCTTCCCATGGCGTCTTGGGTCCCCTGCTGGGGAAACTCACCGGTTTGCTCGCCGGTGAGTGTGCCCGCCTCAAAGGCGTCCGCCGCGAGATCCGCTCTCTCAAATCCGAGCTGACCTGCATGCATGGCGCGGTCGAGAAGTACACAATGATGCAAGATCCCGATGTTCAGGTTAAGAAGTGGATGTCGCTGGTGAGGGAGCTGACCTATGACATTGAGGATGTCATCGACAAGTTCATCCACCAGCTCAGTAACGAGGGCCACCAGCACCAGGGTGGCTTTAAGGAGTTCTTCCGCAAGACTGCTCGCCGGCTCAAGACTCTGGGCTCTCGCCGTGGAATCGCCAACCAAATCAATGATCTGAAGATTCGTCTTGAGCAGGTAAAAGAGTTGAAAAGTAGTTACAAGCTGGATGATATTACCTTTGAACATTCGGCTGTGGATCCTCGCTTGTCTGCTCTTTTTGTTGATGAAGCACACCTTGTGGGCATTGATGGTCCAAGGGATGATCTTGCCAATTGGATGCTGGAAGATAAAAATGGCTCGACCAAGGATCGCAAGGTGTTGTCCATTGTTGGCTTCGGTGGGTTGGGAAAAACAACACTGGCGAAGGAGGTATATCGCAAGATCCGGGGAGATTTTCATTGTCATGCTTTTGTCTCATTCTCGCAAAAGCCAAATGTAAAAAAAATTATGAAGGATTTAATCTTCCAGCTGCCTTGCAAGCAAGATTTTAAAGAAGGCATCGACacttgggacgaaacgatatgcattgGGAAGCTAAACGAACTCCTACAATATAGGAG GTATCTCATTGTTATTGATGATATATGGTCGATACCAGCATGGAATGCTATCAAGTATGCTTTCCCGGAGAATGATTTTTCTAGCAGAATTATAGCTACTACACGCATTGTTGATGTAGCAAGATCGTGTTCTCTAGATGGTAATGGCCGCATGTATGAAATGGAAGCCCTAAGTGATTTGCAGTCCGAAACATTGTTTTTCAAAAGAATATTTGGTTCCGAGGACCGTTGCCCTGATGTGCTAAAAAAAGTTTCAAACAAACTACTGAAGAAATGTGGAGGCCTCCCACTGGCAATTATCAGTATATCAAGTTTATTGGCAAGCAAACCGGTGGTCAAAGATGAGTGGGAGAGGGTCAGAAGGTCTATTAGTTCAGCATTGGACAAAGGCCGAAGCTTAGATGGAATGAATAGCATACTATCACTTAGCTACAATGACCTTTCACCTAATCTTAAGACATGTTTGTTATATTTAAGTATATATCCTGAGGATTGTGTGATTGAGAGAGATATTTTGGTGAGGCGGTGGATAGCAGAAGGCTTCATCTCTGAAGAGCGTGGACAGAGCAAACAAGAGGTTGCCGAGAACCATTTCTATGAGCTAATAAACAGAAGTATGGTCCAACCGGTGAAAGTTGGCTATGATGGAAAGGCTCGTGCTTGTCAAGTCCATGACATGATGCTCGAGCTCATTATTTCAAAATCGGTTGAAAATAATTTCATCTCTTTGGTAGGCCATGGTCAAACTGATTTGGCAAAGCGTGATGGTCTTATTCGGCGACTATCAGTCCAACATATTGACCAAGAGCTTGCATGCATATTGGCAAATGAAGATCTAAGACACATACGATCTCTGACAGTTATAGCATCAAGTTGCATCAAACAATTGCCTAGGCTTGTTCGGTTTGAAGCTTTGCGTGTCCTAGAATTTCAAGATTGTAAGAATTTGCATGAATATGATACGAATGGTCTAGATAAACTATTCCAGCTGAAGTACCTGAGCTTTAGGGGTACTGACATGTCAAAGCTACCATCAGGAATTGTGAGGCTATATAGTCTAGAGACGCTAGATCTTAGAAATACACATATAGAAGAATTGCCCACTGGAATTATTCAGCTCGTAAAGCTAAAACATCTACTCATTGCAAGATATATCAAAGATGATCCTTACGGTGACACAAAGATACCAAAAGGGATTGGAAATATGAAGAATTTGCAGGTGATCTCGGGCTTTAATATTGTCAAGAGTTCATTAGGTGCAGTCGAGGAACTGGGGAATCTGACCAGTTTGAAAGAACTCTACCTGCAGATGGACGGTAAAGGATCTCAGGAATACAAGAGGCATGAAGAGATGTTACTCTCCTCAATATGCAAGCTTGGCACCTACAAACTTCAGTCTTTATGGATAGTCTCTGATGATTCAACACCCATCCAGTTCTTAGATTCCTGGTGCCCTCTCCCTTATAACCTCCAAACATTTTTGATGGAAACTAGCTACTATTTACCAAAGATGCCAAAGTGGATTGTACCAGCACTCGGCAGTCTTGAGTACCTGGATATTAATTTGATTGAAGCAACAGAGGAGGATCTGCGAATACTTGGAGAGATGCCTGCCTTACTTTGTCTGAGTATAACATTCAGGACTGTCCAAAAAGAAAGGCTTACTGTACAAGGAGCTGCATTCCCGTGTTTGAAGGAATTCAACCTTATTCGTACTCCCCGTTGTGCAAGTGCAATTTACTTGACATTTGAAGAAGGGGCGCTGCCAAAGCTGGAGAAGCTTGAGCTGCCGTTGTTTGTTTCAGCGGCAGAAGCCCATGGGTTCTACTTGGGTCTTGCCCACCTCCCATGTCTGAGAAATGCCCAAGTGACTCTCTGCAATGATGCCGAAACATCTTCCGAAGGCACCTCTGCAGCAGCTGCCGCTATAAGGAACGAGGCAAATAGCCATCCCAATCATCCCAGGTTATTTATCCGGGACCGAACGACTGATTGGTATTATAACCCCGACGAGGAAGAGAACCACACTGACGAGGAAGAGAGCTAG